One genomic window of Lynx canadensis isolate LIC74 chromosome F2, mLynCan4.pri.v2, whole genome shotgun sequence includes the following:
- the RPL30 gene encoding 60S ribosomal protein L30: MVAAKKTKKSLESINSRLQLVMKSGKYVLGYKQTLKMIRHGKAKLVILANNCPALRKSEIEYYAMLAKTGVHHYSGNNIELGTACGKYYRVCTLAIIDPGDSDIIRSMPEQTGEK; this comes from the exons ATGGTGGCCGCAAAGAAGACG AAAAAGTCGCTGGAGTCCATCAACTCTAGGCTCCAACTCGTTATGAAAAGTGGGAAGTACGTGTTGGGGTACAAGCAGACTCTGAAAATGATCAGACATGGCAAAGCGAAACTGGTCATCCTCGCCAACAACTGCCCAGCCTTAAG GAAGTCTGAAATAGAATACTATGCCATGTTGGCCAAAACTGGTGTCCATCACTACAGCGGCAATAATATTGAATTGGGCACAGCGTGTGGGAAATACTACAGAGTGTGCACACTGGCTATTATTGATCCAG gtgattctgatatcaTTCGAAGCATGCCAGAACAGACTGGTGAAAAGTAA